In Schistocerca serialis cubense isolate TAMUIC-IGC-003099 unplaced genomic scaffold, iqSchSeri2.2 HiC_scaffold_1331, whole genome shotgun sequence, the sequence gttacatagtttttcctatctgcggATGTTTATGCACCCACGAATCAGCCACTAAACTCTCCTTTACAAGATGGATTCGTAACTCAAAGACTGcagtgctgaaacaaaaatataattctgataacattgtttttttgccatcttcagtgcaggactatcaataaaacctatttacttcctcaTTTTTACTATGTCACGAGCGATACAGGGATTTGttggacaccctgtagatgaaatagacGCGCATAGTAACATGATATCTGTCTTTGTtaatactcttactttgtgttgacatgccgccttaCATAGTTCTGGGTAACTGAACCTGGATAATGTGGGTAAACAACGCCCAGGCTCGTCATccagagaagactttggattcagctgcctgcagtgtacggccaccacctacttgctgtcgttttcttgcagacgaggagtggcagctggaggacagaagccacgatacgctctccgtgggcactgactgcgtgcagctgttggtgaacgccctggaccaccccacgtgtccgctggaagacctgccactggaagccgtgaagcagcgcgAGCAGTGCCGCAAGCAGCTGTGGGACGACATGGTGCAGAGGTGGCCtcacatacccgtcaccagctacctggcctacacgcagagggtggacgtcaacctctgtctgctggcctggatggcggtcaactcgtacggcatttgtcaggacgtcccgtttagtatgatacagtctgtgcacgatgctcgctgctatttcgatagtcctgacgatcaatcatgtctgcagtcgaacgctacagacgccatctgctctgtttccagagctattctgttgctaaagtgtcGCGACTTTTCCGTCATTCGGACTTCCCATAATTGTACGTTCACTAGTTTCGCATTTGGATTATTCCGTAGTACTAACAGTATGCTCTATCAAaagctaacagaagaaacactaaactacaaaaacagtttaaacaacgccaccttgaaatacaaggatttcaaaatcgacagcttgaagcctttagaaatctcatttatattggtaaatatcattttccgtttttcgactgccggagtatacatgtatcttccccagttacgcaacttgcctggtaagatactcttgtcctttcagatcacgtgcatagtccagatcctgtgttctgaggtcgtgtatcgtatggcaggcgtccctgacttaccaacagcagtgctgatagacagcgccctcacacttctcagctgtatctggctgaactcattctgctaccagatgtattcttgtgttcgccatctcaggcttcctgaccagctactacctgctgaagtaagccagttattccgtcgtgaggtgctgtgtgtgtttgtaccgtggagtatagtatgtgtggcagctgttgctttggaaaagacgagtaaatatcACCTGATCCACAGTCGcatagtagtccttgcagggatttcaCTGTCTGTGGCATTCAACTTGGTTTGTCTGGGActgcttggatacatgtacctacgtactcggtgctccatgcggcaactcaaaattgttgataacaagaaatttgcctcaaagaagcaatgtctttttatgtcagttaaggccaTTATATTAAGTGGAACAGGAATTATCATTAGAACtgggttccaccaggctcagggaatagcgcagttagtgtactatatgcatctagttacgatggtgcaaggaccagtgctcttcgtctgtttcgtttgcaatggaacgacgctccccctactgaagaacaggatacttctttggtggaacccaaccaacatccctgcaggtctagagctgtgttcggcagccgagaggaatctggccaggagaaacaatgaacagtctcccttttcagaatcctcgctgtaggctccttcagtatttttcgcaaataactgtctacacactacactgcattaaacccagcaataaaatggactctacctggtatgacaatatcaaatgtcattaaatctgatatcgtacagccagtacttctctttcctaacgtctcctttatttataactgtgtgcttatttgtgagtggtagcctctgtctacctattctaatgcactgagactactcactaaaattgttgggaaatgctttgtgtatacaataggctgcgtcaatcacacagcctgttaTATAAAAGGAAAACGCAGCACGTTGTCGAAGGAATTCCCGTTTgtcagtgtcatctaccgtggcgatggtgcatttctggacaGATATTCGTATGACGTCGTTTCTCCGTTTTCCTTTGAGGATCTGTCTTTGCAgtatgtcgattttattaatgtatgatattagtatataTCATATTATGTTTGAAACAAAGATATATTCCATgtgtgtgtgaaagatgtacttttaaATGATTTGTAATTCAggtaccatgacaagagacattcagatacttataaaatcaaaagagaggggcGTGTGACTGAAGTtgtgtgtgcatgaaagtgtaaatgggtttgttgagcttattagtggttcgattacatagagtggctcaaacaggtatagtaataaagtaacagatgacttgttgtgtgaaatgtggcttgaagtgaacgcaaaatgtcgaatggcagagttatatgagattagcattattgggtttgtgagacaagatggtgatttgttaagctagaggtctgtaagggtactatggcagatgttaaaagttaatgttccatgtgccactcttgagcaaggaagaacattacttaaaggcgtatttacagaaacagtactgtggaaggataaacttgtgccagcactgtgagtcctggaaaacatgtgccatagtagcttcactagaagcacacagtacgccgaaattgttgtgattcgtaatcaatagacgatctcccatttgttcaaataaaacctgagtgagcaaagtaaaggagtgtctgtgtgaatttagtatccagcccaactgataatcctgtgataaatagtactacgtggagtgattttcgtgaattgTGAAACTACAGGGCTCATCGCGCACTTAGCAGGCACCCGCAGTGTTAACCGCGATTTCCGTctggacgcagtggaaccagaggccgcagcgccacgagggaggcaggtgccgggtgcagcccgcctggccgcagggggcgccggcagctcaacacattctgtaaaaccgtttgacgaagatttgcaggccgtgcgcctcgagtctgtcagcgcagcgccaagccaaccctggcccgctttgcgtgacgtcacaggagcgcgccgcggccttctctttaggtggtggcggccagagccgacacggggcgcactgggggcgcttagcggcccacccacacaagcgtcctgcaccaccgggacacgcgtaaagtcagcccgacacagtggtcgccagccgagcctcgacccgctggaaagtatcgaacctcatcgctcgaaagccagtagttaacggccctcatgctacctacttacccccaggcaagatcccgagttactaccgcagtactgggaacattcacagccaagtccaggaaattactttcgactggctgtacgaaatacacagttcaaactcaacaggaagacgGTCACTCAAAAAACATGACTCCCAGATTTCgataacaaactgagattatcgctatccaaTTACCCCCAGCCAAGTCAGTCATTTGAGTCGGAGCACCACTGCCACCGAGTTTTCCCTGAGCTACAATTCGCCGTAAACGCCCACACTAATTACTATTTCAACATTCGCAGACAACGACAGGAAAGTTCTTAAGCGGTAATAGACGCGCGCAAACGAGAAggcgtttggaaactcgagaacactgtgcgtcgcgacacagaactccgctccagagcgccCACGACCCTccacgtcggccacacgggcgccgacggccagctttcgattccccgagctccgagcctctccacgaaatccttctacacgtgggcctttcagccaatcaggagcagcagaggactggAAGCCCCACCAATGGCCACTgcctgctgctgcttacagccgctgctgtcacgttctggtcttcaaaCAGGCGATCCAGCGAGCAGATATCGGTGGTCGGGGAATCACCTGTTACAACCCTTTCactcgtggggtatcaagcattaacttctgcaaccgatatatctattaagggctttcctctgatatatctggagacaagcattctcgcagccgaaactgcttgaactgttgttacatgtacgtagttgttcgacagcacacatgttactcagacgatgtcccctgcaaagtgcatcatgcgtaactcgcgccactgtcgtcaaatgcagcattgtcagagcgactcagacttgggatccgcagtctgcacaaccgccacactAATGAGACAGGGACGACCAACTCGCATCTGCCGAGGCTAAAGGCACAGAACTCAACGCTGACTGCGAGCGTTCTCAAGCAGGGCGTCCTGCttccgatatgcaacaacagttttcagcgcaccagactgaagtagagaactctgtctccagcagatctccagaaacgcaacgctacgcgaactagccgaaaacccggacaagaaacccgaagtaaacaggcaaagccgccacaaacacggtactccaattacaaaaagtttacactcatccaaatacatctcacgaagaacaaggtttacaactggttgggtgcagatggaattaaagcacatctaatacaacttatggcactttagcaaaccctacaataaactataaactaagaaggtggcaaagaaaccgccaaatcgttgtaacctgcactaaaacagttgcctgggccaccaagtcgttcacaaaaaaatccgaaaaaatttgccaacatcacaactcacccatcagatatcgaaacccgagagaacagtttgagttacttaccgatctgaagcaacagtaacagaaatcacaccGCACGCCAAACACTAAGCAAAAGAGAACCCACGcagactcacgctcgcctttgtgataaccaattttgaccgtgatacaacaaacgaaaaatatGAGGGGGACCTAAAGGTACCaggaaactaaatcaaaattccccgctattccttccagtcatctatagttacaaagaaccaactaacaagctacttgttcaccatttcagaatgcactgtgtacctcacaaggttggactatttaaacactacctcctcaataacagctacgtccatattgcaacactttccaataagccacgaaaagctgcgatataaagagaaatgtgaagaacggagtcgagcacatcgaatttttaattgcaaaatagacctgaaacaagaagcaccaaaatgcaggagctgcaacactggtatgagagttgcaaagaaagaccaaaacagcctatctcagcaaacaaaacttgaaaacattaagcgcattgatccaactatcacggtcttcgtccaagaatgacacgaaaacaatcaaacgggaaacatactctgagtcttcactacagcccctcccaacatgatatttgaaagaagggaaacaataacagcagtttctaaaaagctcctactacgttctttggcgaacacggatccacgtctatatcgccatattgatagacaaggaggcctaTGCCCAACCTGGCCTGAGACACcaagaaacaagaattaaccttcacattcaagcctaagaaagatattgccactatctgcattgtcaacacactgggtttctgctctaaaaacaaactccctaaaggcatagtaagagaaaaagaagttggtattatagtcgcagcacgtaccccatgagcaggtagagaaatcagtctagataactgtatctgtcacgcaaaccagaccgtagtacaggctgagatagatgcttcatagtctttcatataaaacaccacaacgatgtatCCTGCCGAGGAACCGCCAACTGATCTCGTTAATTATATACCCTCATTGtgcccagctaaaggaacaggagactcagtattagatctgcgatatttgctgaaaaattgaacgagaaagatattaaacttgttgtagccattttgaatcacgcaagactcagaaatcactcgccgccttttatcaatcactatggcgcttctatcttagaacatatactacgtacaacatagctacccagattctgaagctatactgaatttggcgactgcatagctaacgaatacctcacatttattatgctgtgaaccacaaaaactaggaaaaacgatcataaactcacgaaatcggatagtcgaaaaaTTCAGATTGATACGTTTTAGCACAAAACCTAACGAATCAACTATTCAAATCACTCCTTATAACATATTGTAATCACCAAATACAAGTGGAAGCAATACAACCTGCTATACCTAAAACTACCCTAAGAAGAAAATAACAAAGAGAGAGAAAgactcctgacgtacataagaaacaaaattaaacagtagggaaaGTCTATAGATCATACGGCACTAACCAAATGGATATGCTACGATTGGCTTGAACGTTTTCAATGACCTAATATGaagagaaacccaccaaatgatgcgcgaggtaatcacaagaattaggtcccacaatagcagtagtttttggaaaaaagttccaacaggtcatagcacaccatttgcgaacagccatccttaatagcagatgagaatgtcattcattactgacgacctcaaaaaagtCCCTCAAAGTGCTAGAAAAACATTCACGGTCATCCACGGTATCCAAAATTCGATAAAACCGACGAAGAAATAATACtcgaaaatccgaatgcaaccgcttaacatccactactttataagattgacgaatatgaaatggaaagaaagcagctcggagactggaggcactggaagataacaaaataaatcactcctttcacaagacacctgcctcaaacacatcagacgtttcttcatcgcggccatgaaactgaaaatagtctctctaaaatagaagcaagctaaaatcaagatgatttctcaacccgaaagaccaaaaaacaacaccaaatcataggttaccgtgctctcagtgacagggaaagctttcgagacagaccAAAATTGTTCAAGGAATAGAGCAACATAATGGCACAAGAACAAGCCGGGatcagcggcaaccacagcacaggcgacccggtcccaggactgagcagcagagcgacgcaggctgaacgcaacacggcaggcGCGACGCCAGCACGCTTTCTAGTGAACTTCGCATGCCAAAGTGTGCAGTTTACTAAAAACATTGCTGGAAACaggtaagtacaagcgctgcttggtgatcaccattGGACAGGTATTAAGCCAGCTGCAGCGGCGTcacgtgggacagtcacgtctccaGTGCTACACACCTACAACATGGCTGACATCGCTAAGGGTCGAGGATCGAAAGAAGAGCCCTGTACACAGACGATACTGCCTACTGTTGTCAGGGCCCGACATgcggcagaattaacgagcaggtcagccccttcacaaacaagcaggaatcatcgCTAAGCGTAGgttaaaatacagtggatccacgaaatctatTCTTCAGCACCAACCTGTGATCTTCAAATACCCCTACTTTAAGTAAATATGTATTCCTCACatcatcttcagaggtactctgacagtcagttataaacaatgaagaaatacgccaactggaaaataagatgttataacaCAGAGAGAGGTTGTTTCGCCcctcagtgtgaagactggttttaaaaacagctctccattctactgtatagcttgcaggcctcttcatctccaagtacatactgcagcccacatgcATCCGACCTCTTACTGTATTCACCACCCGGTCTTTGTCTACggtttttaacctccacacttcccttcaggtttaaactggttacctgtcgacgtctcagaacgtgtcctaccaaccgcccctccatttggtcaggttgcgcctcgcatgttcccacgtttctcaggaatccaaacttatcttccctgaggtcggcgtctaccagttttttcattcttctgtaaagaatttgtgttagtattttacaacgacgagtaattttcacacctaccagcaactgctttctttggaattgataacattacattcttcgcctgtctcatacgcctggcacaacaggtgggagagctccgccgtggccggctctcccgaggctgcctgtaatcctgccagaagactgtttactccctgggcctcgtttcgacttagatatttcagaacactgtcaaatttgatctcgcacagttacatctcccacctcatttacatccatgaccacttacctatctgtaatattaccttcagtaagatatatatctgacataactacattagcaaaaaacaaaacctatgtgatgtcatgacagcagaaattctaaatatgatgtagctgtgctattgactatacaaagacatagaccactacaccattcagaatgactccagtttcttctatataacatggcacttacctctgacttacacggttatgttacaaatcccttcgtatcatactagagattagttcctaagcattagtcttaaagactactagtacaatgtaacaggacacaaaatGCCATAACGATCGACAAACAATCGCAGGTGATGCTTTTTTAAAGGAAAGTTTTAACCTactcataaggcgaatgccaggactcagctgtaagaGTAACATCGTCCTACAATCCACCAGGATTACACGCTGCGTCCAAACCAAATAAGAGCCTCAGATTAAAGATGAACACTGTCACCACATCATTAAGCCCATTtccgttcaaagagtaacacgtttgctagggcacattgctgcttgtactaaacgtaaatattttcattttcacctctcccctgtcaacagtgactgtaatttggatcagcaactcagaaacagacattctttaacaaagtcagtctgaagtagtcgacgaatgatcttgacATTAATCACATGTTATTAAGACCTGACTTATCAGGAGCTGCATTAAGTGATCTTATgtatttctaaaacattaaaacttaattacgaaaccttttaattttcttgatcgcaaaaacacattgctttaccattcattacacgttttggttgccaatcaactattgttagcttgtaaaagaaacaataaacagggaattgccttagatttaaccaaatttaaGGACGTTACGTAGTATTGCGTAATGATATGCCAATCATGGTAAATACAATGTGGctatgaattctgtaggcttgaacgccatcatctaatagcatatcttggaactgtgtaagtaattggaaagtacctatcgggtgtatgtgaatagtaaactgttttcagatattaaagaaataagcgaatagaaataatgaaaacataccatgCTGACTAATGAAACACGTTTTCCATAGactattggttacaccaacgaagttacagagttcagctctcaacatatagtaacaatcgaaacacactctttcgttaagaataaagacgctagcccagcttaagaagcgaaagtaatttaagaaagagacactatctctagttacttatatcgaaaatgagtatgagcagaaattagtaagtgtagctgcctttctggccctatcagctgttctctacactgcttggtgagaagcacttctttagaaattcacgattgtgtcgtaaatttaaggacttacctaacaacatgctaaacaatagagc encodes:
- the LOC126439682 gene encoding uncharacterized protein LOC126439682; translated protein: MGNNASDQQLHGWIKDMERVKDMLRTKLTGWLQDLQLASKQVEHYEVEEDKDRPGHLILRWPPLSERLLSYQPWNLSFDDDFSALCKERQPEASQMFSLADELYAFYRVYWYTTAEYIDSFYEDDVKIVDEEWQLEDRSHDTLSVGTDCVQLLVNALDHPTCPLEDLPLEAVKQREQCRKQLWDDMVQRWPHIPVTSYLAYTQRVDVNLCLLAWMAVNSYGICQDVPFSMIQSVHDARCYFDSPDDQSCLQSNATDAICSVSRAILLLKCRDFSVIRTSHNCTFTSFAFGLFRSTNSMLYQKLTEETLNYKNSLNNATLKYKDFKIDSLKPLEISFILVNIIFRFSTAGVYMYLPQLRNLPGKILLSFQITCIVQILCSEVVYRMAGVPDLPTAVLIDSALTLLSCIWLNSFCYQMYSCVRHLRLPDQLLPAEVSQLFRREVLCVFVPWSIVCVAAVALEKTSKYHLIHSRIVVLAGISLSVAFNLVCLGLLGYMYLRTRCSMRQLKIVDNKKFASKKQCLFMSVKAIILSGTGIIIRTGFHQAQGIAQLVYYMHLVTMVQGPVLFVCFVCNGTTLPLLKNRILLWWNPTNIPAGLELCSAAERNLARRNNEQSPFSESSL